In Legionella beliardensis, the following are encoded in one genomic region:
- a CDS encoding RtcB family protein encodes MTHYLQLSEKVKAWTRHVLFDENAKQQINNIASLPIIYKHIAVMPDVHLGIGATVGSVIPTKNAVIPAAVGVDIGCGMIAMRTNLFAKDLPDNLYKLRLAIEQAIPVGFDKWTEATLPKLAISTWKQQLNQGYKQLIEKHPLIIAKKAKTHLNHVSQLGTLGGGNHFIELCLDEHQQLWLMLHSGSRGIGNAIGTYFIELAKLDMQDQLGQLPDRNLAYFTKGTKHFNDYFMAVNWAQTYARCNRDIMMQLLADTVAKFLDRPIQADLHVVNCHHNYVSEERHFGKQVYITRKGAVSAKKNELGIIPGSMGAKSFIVRGLGNEASFTSCSHGAGRVMSRHQAKKRISLSEHKTATQRVECRKDKHILDESPAAYKDIAAVMKSQEDLVEILFTLKQILCVKG; translated from the coding sequence ATGACTCACTATTTACAACTCTCGGAAAAAGTAAAAGCATGGACAAGACATGTTCTTTTTGATGAGAATGCTAAACAACAAATTAATAATATAGCCTCTCTACCTATTATTTATAAGCATATCGCTGTGATGCCTGATGTACATTTAGGCATTGGCGCTACAGTAGGCTCGGTTATACCAACAAAAAATGCCGTTATTCCTGCGGCAGTAGGTGTTGACATTGGGTGTGGGATGATAGCCATGCGAACTAATTTGTTTGCCAAAGATTTGCCGGATAATTTATATAAACTACGCCTAGCTATTGAGCAAGCAATACCCGTAGGCTTTGATAAGTGGACAGAGGCAACCCTTCCTAAATTGGCTATTTCTACTTGGAAGCAGCAATTAAATCAAGGCTATAAGCAGTTAATAGAAAAACATCCTCTAATAATTGCTAAAAAGGCCAAAACTCATTTAAACCATGTCAGTCAGCTTGGCACACTAGGTGGCGGTAACCATTTTATTGAACTCTGTTTAGATGAACATCAACAGCTGTGGTTAATGCTGCATAGTGGTTCACGAGGTATAGGCAATGCCATTGGCACTTATTTTATTGAGTTAGCCAAACTTGATATGCAAGACCAACTAGGTCAGCTTCCTGATAGGAATTTAGCCTATTTTACTAAGGGTACCAAACATTTTAATGATTATTTCATGGCCGTTAATTGGGCGCAAACCTACGCTAGGTGTAACAGAGATATCATGATGCAATTATTAGCAGATACAGTGGCTAAATTTTTAGATAGACCAATTCAGGCTGATTTACATGTAGTGAATTGTCATCATAACTATGTTTCTGAAGAAAGGCATTTTGGCAAGCAAGTTTATATTACTCGTAAAGGCGCTGTATCTGCTAAAAAAAATGAACTAGGTATCATTCCAGGCAGCATGGGCGCTAAATCATTTATTGTGCGAGGCTTAGGCAATGAAGCTAGCTTCACGAGCTGCAGTCATGGGGCTGGCCGTGTCATGTCACGACACCAAGCTAAAAAGAGGATAAGTTTATCAGAGCATAAAACTGCTACCCAACGGGTTGAATGTCGTAAAGATAAGCACATATTGGATGAAAGTCCTGCCGCCTATAAGGATATTGCAGCGGTTATGAAATCTCAAGAAGATTTAGTTGAAATACTATTTACTTTAAAACAAATTTTATGTGTTAAAGGTTAA
- a CDS encoding TIGR00645 family protein — protein sequence MNIVKIALSRIIFFSRWLQAPLYVGLIFILGAYAYRFINELFHLIINIRGFNDTQIMLGVLDLIDVVMLANLLIMVIMGGYDTFIADLNLQSHPDQPEWLDHLDAGAMKVKLAVALIGISSIHLLRTFIDPTKQSNNAVMWQVIIHLTLVVSALAITFTNRLVSHPNHRDKHR from the coding sequence ATGAATATCGTAAAAATCGCACTTAGTAGAATTATCTTTTTTAGTCGTTGGCTACAAGCACCATTGTATGTTGGGCTTATCTTTATTTTAGGGGCGTATGCTTATCGATTTATTAATGAGTTGTTTCATTTAATTATAAATATTCGTGGCTTTAATGATACGCAAATTATGCTTGGCGTATTAGATTTGATCGATGTCGTCATGCTTGCCAATTTATTAATCATGGTTATTATGGGCGGTTATGATACGTTTATTGCTGATTTAAATTTACAATCTCATCCTGATCAACCTGAGTGGCTCGATCACCTTGATGCAGGCGCTATGAAAGTTAAATTAGCTGTGGCATTGATTGGTATTTCTTCTATTCATTTACTGCGCACCTTTATCGATCCAACCAAACAAAGTAATAATGCTGTAATGTGGCAAGTCATTATTCATTTAACCTTGGTTGTTTCAGCGTTAGCAATTACTTTTACTAATCGCTTAGTTAGCCACCCTAATCATAGAGATAAGCATCGCTAA
- a CDS encoding nuclear transport factor 2 family protein: protein MYKQEFPYQANATTTSEKLFKNFCAGYKNRDLPYLLSLFTQNATLWGTGIDEYRYGLKALETQLIRAWSQSEQSEIDIINFNPTTEHAFWASANCSAKLWIDGQHYILEHLRITICIDEEDHAWKIAHMHASFPDFRNPRNASFPILS from the coding sequence ATGTATAAACAAGAATTTCCTTATCAAGCAAACGCGACTACCACCAGTGAGAAACTGTTTAAAAACTTCTGTGCTGGTTATAAAAACCGTGATTTACCTTATCTACTTAGCTTATTTACCCAAAATGCAACCTTATGGGGCACAGGTATTGATGAATATCGCTATGGGTTAAAGGCACTTGAAACGCAACTAATTCGTGCTTGGAGTCAATCTGAGCAAAGTGAAATTGATATTATTAATTTTAATCCCACAACGGAGCATGCATTTTGGGCAAGCGCTAATTGTTCAGCAAAATTATGGATTGATGGCCAACATTACATCTTAGAACATTTAAGAATCACTATCTGCATAGATGAAGAAGATCATGCTTGGAAAATCGCACACATGCATGCTTCTTTTCCAGATTTTAGAAACCCACGTAATGCGTCTTTTCCTATTTTAAGCTAA
- the plaA gene encoding GDSL family lysophospholipase PlaA: protein MKAFVTVCVLVFSTFINASQLNNIVVFGDSLSDNGNLYEHMHHLIPQNPPYYDGRFSNGPVWIEQLVSSYFPNNVASHLSDHAFGGAAIAENSSDDEILFTLNREINTYLLGRQNKADPKSLYVVWIGGNNYLALPENEEHTNTVVTQGIAAGVERLVKAGARHILVLNLPDLGQTPAARALQVEAKLTRLSKHHNELLVKAIHGLKRKYSKVQWLYFDAYKIFNKFLSSAADYGFTNTLNSCYDVSVDKPSINATVLMAAKASKIQDDSCEGYVFFDPVHPTTMAHQLIAQEVHAILDAAHIQFSD from the coding sequence ATGAAAGCTTTCGTGACGGTGTGTGTCCTAGTTTTTTCAACATTCATTAACGCTAGTCAATTAAATAATATCGTTGTCTTTGGGGATAGTTTGTCGGATAACGGTAATTTATATGAACACATGCATCATCTTATCCCACAAAATCCTCCCTATTATGATGGCCGTTTTTCCAATGGTCCGGTTTGGATAGAGCAGCTTGTTAGCTCTTATTTCCCCAACAACGTTGCTTCGCATTTATCTGATCATGCTTTTGGAGGTGCGGCTATTGCTGAAAATTCATCGGATGATGAGATATTATTTACCTTAAATCGGGAAATTAATACTTATTTACTCGGGCGGCAAAATAAGGCAGATCCTAAGAGCTTATATGTGGTATGGATCGGTGGTAATAATTATTTAGCACTGCCTGAAAACGAAGAACATACGAATACCGTAGTCACTCAAGGCATTGCTGCTGGTGTAGAACGTTTGGTTAAAGCAGGCGCACGCCATATTTTAGTCCTAAATTTACCAGATTTAGGCCAAACGCCGGCAGCACGCGCATTGCAGGTTGAAGCAAAATTGACGAGGTTGTCTAAGCATCATAATGAGCTTTTAGTAAAAGCTATTCATGGCCTTAAAAGAAAATATTCTAAAGTTCAGTGGCTTTATTTTGATGCTTATAAGATATTTAATAAATTTCTATCATCAGCAGCAGATTATGGTTTTACTAATACATTGAATAGTTGTTACGATGTGTCAGTTGATAAGCCTTCTATAAATGCTACGGTGTTGATGGCAGCTAAGGCCAGTAAAATCCAGGATGACAGTTGTGAGGGCTATGTGTTTTTTGATCCAGTACACCCGACAACGATGGCACATCAACTAATAGCACAGGAAGTTCATGCTATACTTGATGCAGCTCATATTCAGTTTAGTGATTAA
- a CDS encoding PqiC family protein gives MSLKQFSIILLGLFLISCGSSKESEFYLLNPIPPKPNKIASNAIQIGIDEIQVPEYTEKPQLMIHYTPYKVKLEEYHRWAESLDKNIGRVIEANLTTLLPNAVIERYPWDTKFKPSYHIQIDIFQFEINYNGDSVLRAEYLISHGEQLIKKYNVYYQLKLTTPPPITIDALVKSMNTNLNRLTADIAKSFKAL, from the coding sequence GTGAGCCTTAAACAATTTAGTATTATCTTATTAGGATTATTTTTAATTTCTTGTGGCAGCTCAAAGGAATCAGAATTTTATCTTTTAAATCCTATACCGCCTAAACCTAATAAAATAGCTAGCAATGCTATTCAAATAGGTATTGATGAAATTCAGGTACCTGAGTACACAGAAAAACCACAATTAATGATTCATTACACCCCTTATAAAGTTAAATTAGAAGAATACCATCGTTGGGCAGAGTCGTTAGACAAAAACATAGGACGCGTTATTGAAGCTAACTTAACAACATTATTGCCAAATGCCGTCATTGAAAGGTATCCGTGGGATACTAAATTCAAACCTAGTTATCATATTCAAATAGATATCTTTCAGTTTGAAATTAATTACAATGGCGATAGTGTATTACGGGCAGAATATTTAATTTCTCATGGTGAACAATTAATTAAAAAATATAATGTTTATTATCAATTAAAATTAACTACACCTCCCCCTATCACCATCGATGCGCTTGTTAAAAGTATGAATACTAATTTAAACCGCCTAACCGCTGATATTGCTAAATCATTTAAGGCATTATGA
- the egtB gene encoding ergothioneine biosynthesis protein EgtB — MQLNQKIDYTEEIDRDELAHFFQSVRQQTESLCHSLIIEDYVIQGMPDVSPPKWHLAHTTWFFETFILANLKNYQAFNPSYHHLFNSYYLGINNPYPRCNRGLLSRPAVEEIYSYRQHVDNLILNVINQATYNDLKKIHSLISLGLAHEQQHQELLLMDIKYNFSLHSEPTTYFKPKNSFKLSSANLPMTFTEVAGSVFTMGYQGQSFCFDNELPSHQKLVADYAIANRLVTNGEYLDFILAGGYKNPVLWLSDGWTWVQNNAITQPLYWVFMDNLWYEFSLLGLRPLNLGDPVAHISYFEADAYARWQCCRLPTEEEWEYFVTHNQLLLTGNFLEQGIYHPQPVTAPNKAHGVSQFFGDLWEWTASPYSAYPQYKPFAGSIGEYNGKFMNNQYVLRGGCCITPQAHIRKTYRNFYQPEKRWQFSGIRLARDC; from the coding sequence GTGCAATTAAATCAGAAAATTGATTACACTGAAGAAATTGATAGGGATGAGCTTGCTCATTTTTTCCAATCTGTACGCCAGCAAACTGAATCGCTTTGTCATTCACTCATCATTGAAGATTATGTTATTCAAGGCATGCCAGATGTTAGTCCACCAAAATGGCATCTTGCTCATACGACTTGGTTTTTTGAAACATTTATCCTTGCTAATCTTAAAAATTACCAAGCCTTTAATCCGTCATACCATCATTTATTTAACTCTTATTATTTAGGTATTAATAATCCTTACCCTCGTTGTAATCGCGGCTTACTATCAAGACCCGCGGTTGAGGAAATCTATAGTTATCGACAGCATGTCGATAACCTTATTTTAAATGTCATCAACCAAGCAACTTATAATGATTTAAAAAAAATACATTCTTTAATTTCCTTAGGTTTAGCGCATGAACAGCAACATCAAGAGTTATTACTGATGGATATTAAGTATAATTTTTCCCTACATAGTGAACCCACAACTTATTTTAAGCCTAAAAATTCATTTAAATTAAGTAGCGCAAATCTGCCAATGACCTTTACAGAAGTAGCAGGCAGTGTCTTTACAATGGGCTATCAAGGTCAAAGTTTTTGCTTTGATAATGAGTTGCCTAGCCATCAAAAATTAGTTGCTGATTACGCTATTGCTAATAGGCTTGTGACCAATGGCGAATATTTGGATTTTATTTTAGCAGGTGGGTATAAAAATCCTGTTTTATGGTTATCTGATGGTTGGACATGGGTGCAAAATAATGCCATTACTCAGCCGCTTTATTGGGTTTTTATGGATAACCTTTGGTATGAGTTTTCCTTATTAGGTTTAAGACCACTCAATCTTGGCGACCCTGTTGCTCATATTAGTTATTTTGAGGCTGATGCTTATGCAAGATGGCAATGCTGTCGCTTACCAACCGAGGAAGAGTGGGAATATTTTGTAACTCATAATCAGCTTTTATTGACAGGTAATTTTTTAGAGCAAGGTATATACCACCCCCAACCTGTCACCGCGCCAAATAAAGCACATGGCGTAAGCCAATTTTTTGGCGATCTTTGGGAATGGACAGCAAGCCCTTACTCAGCTTATCCTCAATATAAACCCTTTGCGGGTTCGATAGGCGAATATAACGGTAAGTTTATGAATAACCAATATGTCTTGCGGGGCGGTTGTTGCATAACGCCACAAGCACATATTCGAAAAACTTATCGTAATTTCTATCAACCAGAAAAACGATGGCAGTTTAGTGGCATCCGTTTAGCTAGGGACTGTTGA
- a CDS encoding MMPL family transporter gives MQEDSLFFRFGKFIYRARIHIVWLWIISLILCVPYLPTIMTPFKSTGFIDTTSNSAKTETYINNALGLSPNQILVIYTHKNWVATENRFINAIKKSLADLKDFPIKHQIILPDANKKQISKDKHTAYAVIFFDNKEPMTKELVQELKDTIKTPPNMTMELGGEAVFEEGIHKQTQKDLFKADLIAAPVSIITLILVFGSLIAAFIPIILGGGCAVIILSLLYFIGQHYTLSIFTINIALLLGLCLCLDYCLFIISRFRDELKRNKTMRRVIATTIATAGKAVFFSGLAVFISLSALLFFPVNILFSVGVGGLAAVFVAVLIALILLPAILAILRERVNSLSVRFSKKEKVSLAWRWLATKVVKRPLIFFLLTLSFLLLLGYPFLNAKFGISDFRILPKQAEGRAFFNTYIDKFNEHELTPILLVVTSPNERILSKANIGKLYDLVEQLKKNPLIKQVNSIVSTKSDITRSQYQTLYNTERSLKTEAVKNLLATTTAKNVTIIRIVSKYGDDSKETKNLIAELRELKPPKGLNFQLTGEPVKNEDVLNKIYQIFPYALLWIMALTYLVLLILLRSIFLPFKAILMNIVSLCASYGVLVFIFQEGHFHQWLNFDPQGILDISLLVIIFCALFGFSMDYEVFLLTRIKEYYERTGDNQKSIVFGIEKSSKIITSAAIIVIFLCGSFMVADVLMVKQFGLGIAVAIFVDAFLIRTLLVPATMALLKPLNWYLPKWLDRILPKW, from the coding sequence ATGCAAGAAGATTCGCTTTTTTTTCGTTTTGGCAAATTTATCTACCGAGCCCGCATACACATTGTCTGGCTATGGATCATTTCACTTATCCTTTGTGTGCCTTATCTGCCAACAATTATGACACCTTTTAAATCAACCGGTTTTATCGATACCACCTCAAATAGCGCAAAGACAGAAACCTATATTAATAATGCACTGGGCTTAAGCCCTAATCAAATTTTAGTCATTTACACCCATAAAAATTGGGTAGCTACCGAGAACCGCTTTATTAATGCGATTAAAAAATCATTGGCAGATTTAAAAGATTTTCCCATTAAACATCAAATTATTCTTCCTGATGCCAATAAAAAACAAATTTCTAAGGATAAACATACCGCCTATGCCGTTATTTTCTTTGATAATAAAGAACCTATGACCAAGGAATTAGTGCAAGAATTAAAAGATACGATAAAAACGCCACCTAATATGACCATGGAGCTCGGTGGAGAGGCAGTTTTTGAAGAAGGAATTCATAAGCAGACCCAAAAAGATCTTTTTAAAGCTGATTTAATTGCGGCTCCCGTCTCAATTATTACTTTAATTTTAGTGTTTGGCTCGTTAATAGCTGCTTTTATTCCTATTATTTTAGGGGGAGGATGTGCTGTCATTATTCTTTCTTTATTATATTTTATTGGCCAGCATTATACTCTGTCGATATTTACTATTAATATTGCCTTGTTATTAGGCTTATGCTTATGCCTTGATTATTGTCTCTTCATTATTAGCCGCTTTCGTGATGAATTAAAGAGAAATAAAACGATGCGCCGGGTGATTGCGACCACAATTGCAACGGCAGGTAAAGCTGTATTTTTCAGTGGATTAGCTGTTTTCATTAGCCTTAGTGCCCTGCTTTTTTTTCCAGTCAATATTTTATTTTCAGTAGGCGTCGGGGGATTGGCTGCCGTCTTCGTGGCGGTACTGATAGCCCTTATCCTTTTACCAGCTATTCTTGCTATTTTAAGAGAGCGTGTTAATTCTTTATCGGTGCGCTTTTCCAAGAAAGAAAAGGTATCCCTTGCTTGGCGATGGCTGGCTACTAAGGTTGTGAAACGACCGTTGATATTCTTTCTCTTAACTTTAAGTTTTTTACTACTGCTTGGCTACCCTTTTTTAAACGCCAAATTTGGTATTTCTGATTTTCGTATTTTACCTAAGCAAGCTGAAGGCAGAGCGTTTTTTAATACCTATATCGATAAATTTAATGAGCACGAATTAACACCTATTTTATTGGTTGTGACCAGTCCCAATGAAAGAATTCTCTCCAAAGCCAATATTGGTAAGTTATATGACTTAGTAGAACAACTTAAAAAAAACCCTTTAATCAAACAAGTAAATAGCATTGTAAGCACCAAAAGCGACATAACGCGATCACAATATCAAACGCTATACAATACTGAACGTAGCCTTAAAACGGAGGCTGTTAAAAATTTATTAGCGACAACGACTGCAAAAAATGTAACGATTATAAGAATAGTCAGTAAATATGGTGATGACTCGAAAGAAACTAAAAACCTTATTGCTGAGCTGCGCGAGCTTAAGCCACCTAAGGGGCTTAACTTTCAATTAACCGGTGAACCTGTTAAAAATGAAGACGTTTTAAATAAGATTTATCAAATTTTTCCATATGCGCTTTTATGGATTATGGCTTTAACCTATTTAGTCTTATTGATTTTACTGCGCTCTATCTTTTTACCCTTCAAAGCCATTTTAATGAATATAGTTAGCTTATGTGCAAGCTATGGCGTCTTAGTCTTTATATTTCAAGAAGGGCATTTTCATCAATGGCTTAATTTTGATCCGCAAGGGATTTTAGATATTAGCTTGTTAGTTATTATCTTTTGCGCTCTTTTTGGATTTTCTATGGATTATGAAGTCTTCTTGCTCACACGTATTAAAGAATATTATGAGCGCACAGGCGATAATCAAAAGAGTATTGTTTTTGGTATAGAGAAAAGCAGTAAAATCATTACTAGCGCCGCGATTATAGTCATATTCCTTTGTGGTTCGTTTATGGTTGCTGATGTTTTAATGGTTAAGCAATTTGGGCTCGGTATTGCAGTAGCTATCTTTGTTGATGCCTTTTTAATACGCACGCTTTTAGTACCAGCTACCATGGCCCTACTTAAGCCTCTTAATTGGTATTTACCAAAATGGTTAGATAGAATTCTACCAAAATGGTGA
- a CDS encoding ABC transporter permease, with protein sequence MNFFYAIGRNTSRFFHSFILFFAFIGHVSHSAGTVLFGSSSIAWINILKILYNSGTAIAIPLMLMSLLLASTLGLNIYFLLENFNLSSKALPISQTMLARDLLPLLIGLILCVQTSLNLIIARVKITKLRHGRNEIILNYILPIIIGTNMTALLLYAYTLTTSLLGLFYTFHYYFNMNHHEYMNHITHAVTITDLMIGSIKTLLFGTLVSLTSGYYYYQAAIIHIPLRTAVSRILTRGALWIAVVSALLRFLSIFN encoded by the coding sequence ATGAATTTTTTTTACGCAATAGGAAGAAATACGAGTCGATTTTTTCATTCATTTATTCTCTTTTTTGCTTTTATTGGACATGTTAGTCATAGCGCTGGAACAGTACTATTCGGTTCTTCATCAATTGCTTGGATTAATATTTTAAAAATACTTTATAATTCAGGGACAGCAATTGCCATCCCTCTTATGCTAATGAGCCTCTTATTAGCAAGTACCTTAGGGCTTAATATTTATTTTCTTTTAGAAAATTTTAACTTAAGTTCAAAAGCCCTACCCATTTCACAAACCATGTTAGCCCGCGACTTATTACCCCTACTCATTGGCTTAATTTTATGTGTACAAACCTCACTAAATTTAATTATTGCACGCGTCAAAATTACTAAACTTCGTCATGGCCGGAATGAAATTATTCTTAATTACATTTTACCAATAATTATTGGTACAAATATGACTGCCTTACTTTTATATGCATACACTCTCACCACATCCCTACTAGGCCTCTTTTACACTTTTCATTACTATTTTAATATGAACCATCATGAATACATGAATCATATTACTCATGCCGTCACCATCACGGATTTAATGATTGGCTCCATTAAAACACTATTATTTGGCACGCTTGTGAGTTTGACAAGCGGTTATTACTATTATCAAGCAGCTATCATCCATATACCGCTGCGAACTGCCGTATCTCGCATTCTTACTCGCGGTGCCCTGTGGATTGCTGTCGTTAGTGCGTTATTAAGATTTCTCTCTATTTTTAATTAA
- a CDS encoding DnaJ domain-containing protein, which yields MAKRLYEVLQVNEQASQEEIKLAYRKLALRYHPDKNPDNKLEATEKFKAIAAAYEILGDKDKRQEYDLGQRDEQGNKVSANEDYQQESGFSYTPPRPKPTAKQEKEKDKDYVPQRPTYAQPHYQPQPTCQFHFFKPQPAFYYFFNSHDAAKTFQSIHRVARAPVYIYVTPSPLEQLFNEINSFKSQQRAGRETYTSYERKREHPHVSVKTNYAPAMEHIIDRLIASMILLEMVNSRVPAANPILRAKL from the coding sequence ATGGCTAAACGCTTATACGAAGTCTTGCAAGTAAATGAACAAGCCTCGCAAGAGGAAATTAAATTAGCTTATCGCAAGCTAGCATTGCGCTATCATCCAGATAAGAACCCTGATAATAAATTGGAAGCTACGGAAAAATTTAAAGCGATTGCTGCGGCCTATGAAATTTTAGGTGATAAAGATAAACGTCAAGAATATGATCTAGGCCAGCGTGATGAGCAAGGTAATAAGGTAAGCGCTAATGAGGATTATCAACAAGAGTCAGGATTTTCCTATACACCGCCGCGCCCCAAACCAACTGCTAAGCAAGAAAAAGAGAAAGATAAAGATTATGTGCCGCAAAGACCGACCTATGCGCAGCCACACTATCAACCACAACCTACTTGTCAATTTCATTTTTTTAAACCTCAGCCTGCTTTTTATTATTTTTTTAATTCACATGATGCAGCCAAGACGTTTCAATCAATTCATAGAGTAGCTAGAGCACCGGTATATATTTATGTAACACCTTCACCACTTGAACAATTATTCAATGAAATTAATTCGTTTAAGTCTCAGCAAAGAGCTGGGCGGGAAACTTATACTTCCTATGAGCGTAAACGCGAGCATCCTCACGTTTCTGTTAAAACTAATTATGCGCCAGCAATGGAGCATATTATTGACCGCTTAATTGCTAGCATGATTTTATTAGAAATGGTCAATTCCCGTGTTCCTGCTGCTAATCCTATTTTAAGGGCTAAGCTCTGA
- a CDS encoding MlaD family protein produces the protein MRHEPFYTLVGIFVVGGLILMFLGGLFFYEQYTQAKVQTFVMFFKGSLKGLSTTAPVTYRGVKIGEVSLIEITENKIKNKVEIPVYVEFFVEKSLAFAQNPVELLIRNGFVADISKPNFLTGVSDIELVKTKVKPLNYQAQYFRGYPIFPTRNTKEKITSIDDALKAAQIMIEEITKLVRSPAVRETLNSTREMANSFNQLADNFDAYFPPAITYFNRSMKEIADAANSFQNLSDYLSRHPESILRGKQ, from the coding sequence ATGCGTCATGAACCTTTTTATACATTAGTCGGTATATTTGTAGTTGGTGGGTTGATTTTAATGTTCTTAGGCGGCTTATTTTTTTACGAACAATATACGCAAGCTAAAGTTCAAACCTTTGTTATGTTTTTTAAAGGATCTTTAAAAGGTTTAAGTACTACGGCGCCTGTAACTTATCGCGGAGTAAAAATTGGTGAAGTATCATTGATTGAAATTACTGAAAATAAGATAAAAAATAAAGTTGAAATTCCGGTTTATGTTGAGTTTTTTGTCGAGAAAAGCCTAGCTTTTGCGCAAAATCCAGTGGAGTTATTAATTAGAAATGGCTTTGTTGCAGATATTTCTAAACCAAATTTCTTAACTGGCGTATCTGACATTGAACTAGTTAAGACAAAAGTAAAGCCTCTTAATTATCAAGCACAATATTTTCGTGGCTACCCTATCTTTCCTACACGAAACACGAAAGAAAAAATTACCAGTATTGATGATGCTTTAAAAGCTGCACAGATTATGATTGAAGAAATCACAAAATTAGTACGCTCGCCAGCAGTACGGGAAACGCTTAATTCGACACGCGAAATGGCTAATAGCTTTAATCAATTAGCAGACAATTTTGACGCCTATTTTCCACCTGCCATTACTTATTTTAATCGTTCTATGAAAGAAATTGCTGATGCTGCTAATTCCTTTCAAAACTTAAGCGATTATTTATCACGCCATCCTGAGTCAATATTAAGAGGTAAACAGTGA
- the egtD gene encoding L-histidine N(alpha)-methyltransferase has translation MNENLKITTLDYPPSLEDSRNTFLADILTGLTSSNKFISSKYFYDEKGSELFNLITRHPDYYLTNCELEILRNYKGELSQLLGQQGFNLIELGPGEGIKSRILIEQFLQDSLEFTYFTIDISRKYLNQIVKKFNHDLPNLKLIALNSDYFKGLRWLNTQSVRKNLLLFLGSSIGNFSPENTQSFLREIWQDLNDGDYFLIGFDLRKDIDILLRAYNDSDGITRKFNYNLLHRLNRELGANFKPELFYHYAPYNVYSGAMESYLISSQEQTIFIKDLDRAFHFNEFEPIHLEFSYKYLLSQISDFAQENGFSIIKNFFDSKKYFVDSLWQVHK, from the coding sequence ATGAATGAAAATTTAAAAATAACTACCTTAGATTATCCACCGTCACTTGAAGACAGTAGAAATACTTTTTTAGCAGACATATTAACGGGTTTAACAAGTAGCAATAAGTTTATTTCATCTAAGTATTTTTATGATGAGAAAGGCAGTGAATTATTTAATCTGATAACTCGCCATCCTGATTATTATTTAACAAACTGCGAATTAGAAATTTTAAGAAACTATAAAGGTGAATTGTCACAACTACTTGGCCAGCAAGGCTTCAATCTTATAGAACTAGGCCCAGGAGAAGGAATTAAGAGCCGCATACTTATTGAGCAATTTTTGCAAGATTCTCTCGAATTCACTTATTTTACAATTGATATTTCTCGTAAATATCTCAATCAAATTGTAAAAAAATTTAATCACGATCTCCCTAACTTAAAATTAATTGCCTTAAATTCAGATTATTTTAAGGGGCTAAGATGGTTAAACACCCAGTCTGTGCGTAAAAATTTATTATTATTTTTAGGATCAAGCATTGGTAATTTTAGTCCTGAGAACACCCAATCCTTTTTACGTGAAATTTGGCAAGATTTAAACGATGGGGATTATTTTTTAATTGGCTTTGATTTACGTAAAGATATCGATATCTTATTACGAGCCTACAATGACAGCGATGGGATTACCCGAAAATTTAATTATAATTTATTACATCGTTTAAATAGAGAACTAGGTGCTAATTTTAAACCAGAATTATTTTATCATTATGCCCCGTATAATGTTTATTCAGGCGCTATGGAAAGTTATCTTATAAGTTCACAAGAACAAACAATCTTTATTAAAGACCTAGACCGCGCATTTCATTTTAATGAATTTGAACCGATACATTTAGAATTTTCATACAAATACTTACTGTCTCAAATTTCTGACTTTGCGCAGGAGAATGGTTTTTCTATCATCAAGAATTTTTTTGACTCAAAAAAATATTTTGTTGATTCACTTTGGCAGGTTCATAAATAA